From the genome of Segatella hominis, one region includes:
- a CDS encoding DUF6078 family protein, which produces MDEKELLKQAFEYGNVPSIITYCFTEPCPMKDKCIHYLSALYDKDKKDRGEAIFPNAQKDGKCKYFTPLRVVKMAWGFDKLFAEIKVKDAPALRAKMREYLGSKGQYYRYKLGKLKLLPEQQEYIKQLFDSYGYHDVEFEHFSDEIDFTRS; this is translated from the coding sequence ATGGATGAAAAGGAACTGTTGAAACAAGCTTTTGAGTATGGAAACGTACCTAGTATCATCACCTACTGCTTCACCGAACCATGTCCGATGAAAGACAAATGCATACACTATCTATCTGCACTCTACGATAAAGACAAGAAGGATAGAGGAGAAGCCATTTTCCCAAATGCTCAGAAAGACGGAAAATGCAAGTACTTCACACCACTGCGTGTCGTGAAAATGGCATGGGGATTCGACAAACTCTTTGCCGAAATAAAAGTGAAAGACGCTCCTGCCCTACGCGCCAAAATGAGAGAATATCTCGGCAGTAAAGGACAATACTACCGATACAAATTGGGAAAACTCAAACTCCTGCCAGAACAACAGGAATACATCAAACAACTATTCGATAGTTACGGATATCATGATGTTGAATTCGAACACTTCTCTGATGAAATTGACTTCACCAGAAGCTAA
- a CDS encoding endonuclease/exonuclease/phosphatase family protein, with the protein MFLSLLLSSFFTFVELNCENLFDTVHDSLKNDTEFLPESDYHWTRTRYWKKINHLSQEIIALGELATPYYIYNGSLSQSKKNQLQGKGRQNQWHLPDLVALCEVENDSAMIALTKRSLLRKAGYEYVMTSSPDERGIDVALMYQPFSFRLLHHHAIRIKRLPETRPTRDILYAKGILMGKDTLHVFVVHAPSRRGGEAASRPYRLQVASQLSQAVDSIYSFNNDAKIIVTGDFNDYSDSPALLFLEHHQLVNISQDAHGRNGAKGTYRYHGEWRSLDQMLCSQSLVGQKIACEVGDLPFLLQEDDKYGGKKPFRTFLGPRYLGGYSDHLPLVAWFKL; encoded by the coding sequence ATGTTTTTATCTCTTCTTTTATCTTCCTTTTTCACGTTTGTAGAGTTGAATTGTGAAAACCTTTTCGATACCGTACATGATTCTCTGAAGAATGATACGGAGTTTCTGCCAGAGAGTGATTATCACTGGACAAGAACCCGATATTGGAAGAAAATCAATCATCTTTCCCAGGAAATTATTGCTTTAGGAGAGTTGGCTACACCTTATTATATATATAATGGCAGTCTAAGCCAGAGTAAGAAAAATCAGTTGCAAGGTAAGGGACGCCAAAATCAATGGCATTTGCCGGATTTGGTGGCTCTCTGTGAAGTAGAAAATGATTCTGCTATGATTGCTTTGACCAAGCGTTCTCTGTTGCGCAAGGCTGGTTATGAATATGTGATGACCTCCTCTCCTGATGAGCGTGGCATAGATGTAGCGTTGATGTATCAGCCTTTTTCATTTCGTCTGCTCCATCATCATGCTATACGTATCAAGCGTTTGCCTGAAACTCGTCCCACTCGTGATATTCTTTATGCCAAAGGAATTTTGATGGGGAAAGATACGCTTCATGTTTTTGTAGTTCATGCCCCAAGTCGTAGGGGAGGCGAGGCTGCTTCCCGTCCTTATCGTCTGCAGGTAGCCAGTCAGTTATCGCAGGCTGTAGATTCTATCTATTCTTTTAATAATGATGCTAAGATTATCGTGACAGGTGATTTCAATGATTATTCTGATTCTCCTGCATTGCTGTTTCTTGAGCATCATCAGTTGGTGAACATCAGTCAGGATGCGCATGGACGGAATGGAGCTAAGGGTACTTATCGTTACCATGGAGAATGGCGCAGTCTTGATCAGATGTTGTGTAGTCAGTCTTTGGTAGGGCAGAAAATCGCTTGTGAGGTGGGAGATTTGCCTTTCCTTTTGCAGGAAGACGATAAATATGGTGGTAAGAAGCCATTTCGTACCTTTCTGGGTCCCAGGTATTTAGGAGGGTATAGTGACCATTTACCACTTGTTGCATGGTTTAAGTTATAG
- the secDF gene encoding protein translocase subunit SecDF, with protein sequence MQNKGIVICVAVLLTLASIFYLSFSVATSYYDSEAAKIKDPIAQQDYKDSVKYLGVYSYQNCLETQIGLGLDLKGGMNVILEISVPDVIENLADHKTDAGFTNAMKEARAQEEANGGDFVSLFINAYHKSAPGHKLAEVFATQQLQGKVSPQSSDAEVEKAIRSSVQDAIDNSFNVVRTRIDKFGVVQPNIQKLEGQQGRIMVEMPGISQPERMRKMLQGSANLEFWETYNSEEIAPYLQQLDTRLANGDHEVEAKDSVAADSAKKEVAKAEPAKAAPKLNLKKGDEAKSKINAEEQSAAAIKAHPLLARLQLVPGQGLSTVGYASVRDTAAINKLIHSALAKQVLPSDLKLLWSAKPADHLNVKNIYELHALKVTTSTGRAPLEGDVITDAKDEFEPTTGAPCVSMKMNTEGARRWAQMTKANVGKAIAIVLDGVVYSAPRVNGEIAGGSSQITGNFTIEDTKDLANTLKSGRMPAPARIVQEEVVGPTLGAQSIQMGIISFVVAFVLLMVYMVMMYNIIPGMMANLALLVNVFFTLGILTSFQAALTLPGLAGMVLSLGTAVDANVLIYERIKEELRSGKGMKQAVAAGYGNAFSAIFDSNLTSLITGVILLVTGTGPVRGFATTWIIGIVVSFFTAVFLTRLVYDYKLNHDKWMHCKFDTPVSHNLMQGKKYKFMSMYKTTFTVAVVAAVVFIGSFVVRGLSKSIDFTGGRNYVVQFEKAVEPEQIRTVLGDAFVNADGTKANTSAIAIGTDGRTIRVSTNYMIESNSPTVDDEAETILYNSLKKAGLVSQQNVEAFKNPDVRQGGSIISSTKVGPSVAKDITMGAIYSVLFALIAIFLYILLRFRNVAFSVGSTIALAFDALTVVGFYSLLWGLVPFSLEIDQTFIGAILTVVGYSINDKVVVFDRIRENMKLHPKGDRQQLFNASINETLARTINTSTSTLIVLLCIFILGGDSIRSFAFAMILGVVFGTLSSIFIASPMAYIVLGRKIKEEPAEAEVVAVK encoded by the coding sequence ATGCAAAACAAAGGAATTGTAATTTGTGTTGCCGTCTTATTGACGCTTGCAAGCATCTTCTATCTGTCATTCTCAGTAGCAACAAGCTACTATGACAGTGAGGCTGCAAAGATCAAAGACCCTATTGCCCAGCAGGACTATAAGGATTCTGTGAAGTACTTGGGTGTTTATTCTTATCAGAATTGCTTGGAAACTCAGATCGGTCTTGGACTTGACCTCAAGGGCGGTATGAATGTAATTCTTGAGATTTCTGTACCTGATGTAATTGAAAACCTCGCTGACCACAAGACAGACGCTGGTTTCACCAATGCCATGAAGGAAGCCAGAGCTCAAGAGGAAGCTAACGGTGGTGACTTTGTGTCACTTTTCATTAACGCTTATCACAAGAGCGCACCAGGTCATAAACTCGCAGAGGTTTTTGCTACCCAGCAGTTGCAGGGTAAGGTTTCTCCTCAGAGCAGCGATGCAGAGGTAGAAAAAGCAATCCGCAGTTCTGTACAGGATGCTATCGACAACTCTTTCAATGTTGTACGTACTCGTATTGATAAGTTTGGTGTTGTACAGCCTAACATCCAGAAGTTGGAAGGTCAGCAGGGCCGTATCATGGTAGAAATGCCTGGTATCAGCCAGCCTGAGCGTATGCGTAAGATGCTTCAGGGTAGTGCTAACCTTGAGTTCTGGGAGACATATAACTCTGAGGAAATTGCTCCTTATCTCCAGCAGCTTGACACTCGTCTTGCTAATGGCGACCATGAGGTAGAGGCTAAGGATTCTGTTGCTGCTGATTCTGCTAAGAAAGAAGTTGCAAAGGCAGAACCTGCTAAGGCTGCTCCTAAGTTGAACCTCAAGAAGGGTGATGAGGCTAAGTCTAAGATCAATGCTGAAGAGCAGAGTGCTGCTGCCATCAAGGCTCATCCATTGCTGGCTCGTTTGCAGTTGGTTCCTGGACAGGGTCTGAGTACTGTGGGTTATGCAAGTGTTCGCGATACTGCAGCTATCAACAAGTTGATCCATTCTGCTTTGGCTAAGCAGGTGTTGCCTTCAGACTTGAAGTTGCTCTGGAGTGCTAAACCAGCTGACCATTTGAATGTGAAGAACATCTATGAACTCCATGCTTTGAAGGTGACTACCAGTACTGGTCGCGCTCCATTGGAGGGTGATGTGATTACTGATGCTAAGGACGAGTTTGAACCTACTACTGGTGCTCCATGTGTAAGCATGAAGATGAATACTGAGGGTGCTCGTAGATGGGCTCAGATGACTAAGGCTAACGTAGGTAAGGCTATTGCCATTGTTTTGGATGGTGTAGTTTATTCTGCTCCTCGTGTAAATGGTGAGATTGCCGGCGGTAGTTCTCAGATTACTGGTAACTTCACTATCGAAGATACGAAGGATTTGGCTAACACATTGAAGTCTGGTCGTATGCCAGCTCCTGCCCGTATCGTTCAGGAGGAAGTTGTTGGTCCTACTCTCGGTGCACAGTCTATCCAGATGGGTATCATCTCATTCGTTGTGGCTTTCGTACTCTTGATGGTTTACATGGTGATGATGTACAACATCATTCCTGGTATGATGGCTAACCTTGCATTGCTTGTCAATGTATTCTTCACATTAGGTATCTTGACGTCATTCCAAGCAGCCTTGACGTTGCCGGGTCTTGCCGGTATGGTCTTGTCTTTGGGTACGGCCGTGGATGCTAACGTGCTTATTTATGAGCGTATCAAGGAAGAACTCCGTTCTGGTAAGGGAATGAAGCAGGCTGTAGCTGCCGGTTATGGTAATGCTTTCTCTGCTATCTTCGACTCTAACTTGACATCTTTGATTACAGGTGTTATCCTGCTTGTTACTGGTACCGGTCCTGTTCGTGGTTTCGCTACAACCTGGATTATCGGTATTGTTGTATCATTCTTTACTGCTGTATTCTTGACTCGTTTGGTTTACGATTATAAGTTGAATCACGACAAGTGGATGCATTGCAAGTTTGATACTCCAGTTTCTCACAACTTGATGCAGGGCAAGAAGTACAAGTTCATGTCTATGTACAAGACTACCTTTACTGTAGCAGTTGTAGCAGCTGTCGTATTCATTGGTAGCTTTGTAGTTCGTGGCTTGAGCAAGAGTATTGACTTCACCGGTGGTCGCAACTATGTAGTTCAGTTTGAGAAAGCTGTAGAGCCAGAGCAGATTCGTACCGTTCTTGGTGATGCATTTGTCAATGCAGATGGAACCAAGGCTAACACAAGTGCTATTGCTATCGGTACAGATGGAAGAACCATCCGTGTATCTACCAACTATATGATTGAGAGCAACAGTCCTACAGTAGATGATGAGGCTGAAACAATCCTTTATAATTCATTGAAGAAGGCTGGTTTGGTTTCTCAGCAGAATGTTGAGGCTTTCAAGAATCCAGATGTACGCCAGGGCGGTTCTATCATCAGTAGTACAAAGGTAGGTCCTTCTGTAGCTAAGGATATTACAATGGGTGCTATCTACAGTGTGCTTTTCGCATTGATAGCTATCTTCCTCTACATTTTGCTCCGTTTCCGCAACGTAGCATTCTCTGTAGGTTCTACTATCGCTCTTGCATTTGATGCTTTGACTGTTGTTGGTTTCTACTCACTCTTGTGGGGCCTTGTACCATTCTCATTGGAGATTGACCAGACCTTCATCGGTGCTATCCTGACTGTGGTAGGTTACTCTATCAATGATAAGGTGGTTGTGTTCGACCGTATCCGTGAGAACATGAAGCTTCATCCTAAGGGTGATCGCCAGCAGCTTTTCAATGCTTCTATCAATGAGACATTGGCACGTACTATCAATACTTCAACTTCTACCTTGATTGTGTTGCTCTGTATCTTCATCCTCGGTGGTGACAGTATCCGCAGCTTCGCATTCGCTATGATTTTGGGTGTTGTATTCGGTACATTGTCTTCTATCTTCATTGCTTCTCCAATGGCTTACATCGTTCTTGGTCGTAAGATTAAGGAAGAGCCTGCTGAGGCAGAGGTTGTTGCTGTTAAGTAA
- a CDS encoding endonuclease/exonuclease/phosphatase family protein has translation MFKQLRQFSIRMIAGANIATIIILFLIGFSDHLHPERFAMLSNVGLLFPVFLFINLGFLIFWLIFKVRYALIPFMGFIICYVPVREYIPFNIPREAPEGSVKILSYNTWAFAEGEMGEDGVNPIVKYIKEQNADIVCLQEAGHNGDVENQLDSLLYPMYAYRDTTWHLGGGNVIGILSKYPILSKERIPYESAGNLSVAYQLEINHEKVLLINNHLETTGLTLEERAQFKQLIKGKLETDTAEITSKLLVVKLGEATRKRASQAEAVANYIRQHRDMSIILCGDFNDGPISYTHRTIADGLTDCYVASGNGPGISYHHAGFFVRIDNMMCSDDWEPYECKIDRKISSSDHYPIVCYLKKRDK, from the coding sequence ATATTTAAACAATTGAGGCAGTTTTCTATCAGGATGATTGCGGGGGCAAATATTGCTACCATAATTATCCTGTTTCTTATAGGCTTTTCAGATCATCTTCATCCGGAAAGATTTGCCATGTTGTCGAATGTAGGTTTGCTTTTCCCTGTTTTTCTCTTCATCAACTTAGGGTTTCTTATCTTTTGGCTGATATTTAAGGTGCGTTATGCGCTGATTCCTTTCATGGGGTTCATTATCTGTTATGTACCTGTGCGTGAATATATTCCCTTCAATATTCCTCGTGAGGCTCCGGAGGGTTCCGTCAAGATCCTTTCATATAATACCTGGGCTTTTGCTGAGGGAGAGATGGGGGAAGATGGCGTTAATCCTATTGTGAAGTATATCAAAGAACAGAATGCAGACATTGTATGTCTTCAGGAAGCAGGACATAATGGGGATGTGGAGAACCAGTTGGATTCTCTTCTCTACCCGATGTATGCTTATCGGGATACAACCTGGCATTTGGGAGGCGGTAATGTGATTGGCATATTGAGCAAATATCCGATTCTTTCTAAGGAACGTATCCCATATGAGTCAGCGGGAAATCTCAGTGTGGCTTATCAGTTGGAAATCAACCATGAAAAGGTACTCTTGATTAATAATCATCTGGAAACAACGGGGTTGACCTTGGAAGAACGGGCGCAGTTTAAGCAACTGATCAAGGGAAAACTGGAGACTGATACGGCTGAAATCACTTCCAAGTTGCTGGTCGTGAAATTGGGAGAGGCCACCCGTAAGCGAGCATCACAGGCAGAAGCAGTCGCAAATTACATCCGTCAGCATCGGGATATGAGTATTATCCTCTGTGGTGATTTCAATGACGGACCGATTTCTTATACCCATCGAACTATAGCCGATGGGCTTACAGATTGCTATGTAGCAAGTGGCAACGGACCGGGTATCAGTTATCATCATGCGGGATTTTTTGTAAGGATTGACAATATGATGTGTTCAGATGACTGGGAACCATATGAATGCAAAATAGACCGCAAAATATCGTCATCTGACCATTATCCTATCGTTTGTTACCTAAAAAAGCGGGATAAATAG
- a CDS encoding rhomboid family intramembrane serine protease, with the protein MRNIPIVTKNLLIVNIVAFLITYILGKDASGGYVLNDLLGLHFFMASDFQVYQLITYMFMHGGFEHIIFNMFALWMFGCVVERVWGPKKFLFYYIACGLGAGLFQELAQTIQFYFTASEQFPELTISQLWTIGHNSADVLNGWTTVGASGAIYGILLAFGMIFPEERIFIFPLPIPIKAKYFVIGYAAIELVSAIATTGDGVAHIAHLGGMVVGFFMIRYWRKQVNGYSGSSARDAFEKLRDSLGGKRNRQHFNYTRNHNPQSDNNSYQSHQQDWDYNAHKRATQEEIDRILDKIRKSGYDSLTKDEKQTLFDQSKK; encoded by the coding sequence ATGCGTAATATACCTATAGTTACAAAGAACTTGCTGATAGTGAATATCGTGGCTTTCCTGATTACATATATATTGGGAAAGGACGCTTCAGGTGGTTATGTTCTAAATGATCTCTTGGGACTCCATTTCTTTATGGCATCTGATTTTCAGGTCTATCAACTGATTACTTACATGTTTATGCATGGTGGTTTCGAGCATATTATCTTCAATATGTTTGCACTTTGGATGTTCGGTTGTGTCGTGGAAAGAGTGTGGGGACCTAAGAAATTCCTTTTTTATTACATAGCTTGTGGGTTAGGTGCAGGATTGTTTCAGGAGTTGGCTCAGACTATTCAGTTTTATTTTACAGCGTCTGAACAGTTTCCGGAATTGACAATATCCCAATTATGGACCATAGGACATAATAGTGCTGATGTTTTGAATGGTTGGACTACCGTTGGAGCTTCTGGTGCCATTTATGGTATTTTGTTGGCTTTTGGTATGATATTTCCAGAGGAACGTATTTTCATTTTCCCATTGCCTATTCCTATCAAGGCTAAGTATTTTGTAATAGGATATGCTGCTATCGAATTGGTTTCTGCCATCGCTACAACAGGTGATGGTGTGGCACATATTGCTCACCTTGGTGGTATGGTTGTTGGATTCTTTATGATTCGTTATTGGAGAAAACAAGTTAATGGATATAGTGGCAGCAGTGCTCGTGATGCTTTTGAGAAACTTCGTGATTCTTTAGGTGGAAAGCGTAATCGTCAGCATTTTAACTATACCCGCAATCATAATCCTCAGTCTGATAACAACTCTTACCAGTCTCATCAGCAGGATTGGGATTATAATGCCCATAAGCGTGCCACCCAAGAGGAGATAGATCGTATATTAGACAAGATTCGCAAAAGCGGCTATGATAGTTTGACAAAAGATGAGAAGCAGACTCTTTTTGACCAGAGTAAGAAATAA
- a CDS encoding HU family DNA-binding protein: MNKTELIDKIAAGAGISKADAKKALDATTNALKEALVAGDKIQLVGFGTFSVSERPAREGINPATKEKIQIAAKKVAKFKAGAELADAINE, encoded by the coding sequence ATGAACAAGACAGAATTGATCGACAAGATTGCAGCTGGTGCTGGTATTAGCAAGGCTGATGCAAAGAAGGCTCTTGACGCTACAACTAACGCTCTCAAAGAGGCTCTCGTTGCTGGTGATAAAATCCAGTTGGTAGGTTTCGGCACATTCAGTGTCAGCGAGCGCCCTGCTCGTGAGGGTATCAACCCTGCTACTAAGGAGAAGATCCAAATTGCAGCAAAGAAGGTAGCTAAATTCAAGGCTGGTGCAGAACTTGCTGATGCTATCAACGAATAA
- a CDS encoding gluconate 5-dehydrogenase: MDFSKLFSLEGKVALVTGAAYGIGFSIAEAYAKAGAKIAFNCRSQHHMDQALADYKAKGIDAKGYICDVTDEEQVKNMVADIEKELGVIDILVNNAGIIKRIPMTEMSVEDFKQVIDIDLNAPFIVSKAVLPGMIKKGHGKIINICSMMSELGRETVSAYAAAKGGLKMLTRNICSEFGEYNIQCNGLGPGYIATPQTAPLRERQADGSRHPFDSFICAKTPAGRWLEPEELMGPAVFLASDASNAVNGHILYVDGGILAYIGKQPK; this comes from the coding sequence ATGGATTTTTCTAAGTTATTCTCTCTTGAGGGTAAGGTAGCCCTCGTAACAGGTGCCGCTTACGGCATTGGTTTTTCAATTGCTGAGGCTTATGCCAAGGCTGGTGCAAAAATCGCTTTCAACTGCCGTAGCCAGCATCACATGGATCAGGCTTTGGCTGACTATAAGGCTAAGGGTATTGATGCTAAGGGTTATATCTGTGATGTAACTGATGAAGAGCAGGTTAAGAATATGGTAGCTGATATTGAGAAGGAACTCGGTGTGATCGATATCTTGGTTAACAATGCTGGCATCATCAAGCGTATTCCTATGACAGAAATGTCTGTAGAGGATTTCAAGCAGGTTATCGACATTGACCTTAATGCTCCTTTCATCGTTTCTAAGGCAGTTCTCCCAGGTATGATCAAGAAGGGCCACGGTAAGATTATCAACATCTGCTCTATGATGAGTGAGTTGGGCCGTGAGACTGTTTCTGCTTATGCTGCAGCTAAGGGTGGTTTGAAGATGTTGACCCGTAATATCTGCTCTGAGTTCGGTGAGTATAATATCCAGTGTAACGGCTTGGGCCCTGGTTATATTGCTACACCACAGACAGCACCTCTTCGTGAGCGTCAGGCAGACGGTAGCCGTCATCCATTCGATAGCTTCATTTGCGCTAAGACTCCTGCTGGTCGTTGGTTGGAACCAGAGGAGTTGATGGGTCCTGCGGTATTCTTGGCTTCTGATGCTTCAAATGCGGTAAATGGTCACATCCTTTATGTAGATGGTGGTATTTTGGCATACATTGGCAAGCAGCCTAAATAA